In the genome of Plasmodium yoelii strain 17X genome assembly, chromosome: 14, one region contains:
- a CDS encoding DNA replication licensing factor MCM4 produces MGTPRRRPPQNTNSYIQNSPSIFGTNNEIFGSNFMHTPVSSRRTKNSKSFLNSMLNESKYLNQSNTGSQFLRYGHTPLAIRRIKCARADIGDVGREAFMEDVESGRLPHFIDSNLEQIKELFNQFFDEFNITNYSDVLQFTDEDRSITEYILLNRDNLKVYLAYYGWKMIKFIETGRQNECKLNNCNDDENDTDGIKSLDHIKSFEVDLTHIYFFNKKLYKLIIEYPSDCISEIDKIISAKYNSLMALVLEGETQSGSPGIQNGNNINDVNGNINKQDYCRVRFFNKRHKDTPRKLGPNQIETLVCIKGVIIRCSNIIPEMTMAAFKCTSKKRIGVNNYEKCNEEVYEHVIQGEVQEPLSCNNCNNKNTFELWHNNCCFSSKQLIKLSEVTEHLKQGETPQSISVYAYDDLIDYTKPGDNVELTGILKASPVRLNPRSRCYNSVHRTYINVVHIKKENKQKMKLTEQNNTSSVILNRNEDGTVEDNLEKLNEQGNISFTSEVVQRMEKLSKDPNIYQRLVDSIAPSIYGRDDIKKGLLCQLFGGSKITDKFKNKYRSEIHILLCGDPSTAKSQLLHYVHKLSPRGIYTSGKGSSSVGLTAFISKDSESKEYILESGAVVLSDKGICCIDEFDKMDDSARAILHEVMEQQTVTIAKAGIVATLNARTSILASANPINSRYDKNKAVVENINLPPSLFSRFDLIYLVIDQANENEDKKLAAVLCKNFSYQEEDEEEEEEDEESDSNDDDFGEKSIKKNSKHYLIDSNTLALYIAYCRITCNPIISLESKKIIIDEYIKMRCKEGTKSPTASPRQLEGLVRLSQSLAKMKLKNVVTPDEANEAVRLMNIATFQSLIDPLSGRIDFDQVNLGQTSQHKKKADLIKDLILNALVLKNMSKDELLIHCQEAIMNDRTQGAAMDRKSFEEAFHDLEKSQEITRLCSGLYKK; encoded by the coding sequence CACAGGATCACAATTTCTTAGATATGGTCACACACCCTTAGCAATTAGAAGAATAAAATGTGCAAGAGCTGATATAGGAGATGTAGGTAGAGAGGCATTTATGGAAGATGTCGAATCAGGGAGATTACCTCATTTTATAGATAGCAATTTAGAACAGATAAAAGAATTATTTAATCAGTTTTTCGATGAGTTTAATATAACAAATTATAGCGATGTATTACAATTTACAGATGAAGATCGTAGTATAACGGAATACATATTATTGAATCGAGATaacttaaaagtatatttagCATACTATGGAtggaaaatgataaaatttattgAAACAGGCAGACAAAATGAATGTAAATTAAATAACTGtaatgatgatgaaaatgatacaGATGGTATAAAAAGTTTAGatcatattaaatcattCGAAGTTGATTTAacacacatatatttttttaataaaaaattatataaattaattattgaaTATCCTTCAGATTGTATAAGTGAAATAGATAAAATTATAAgtgcaaaatataattctCTTATGGCTCTTGTACTTGAAGGGGAAACTCAATCTGGATCTCCAGGTATacaaaatggaaataatataaatgatgttaatggtaatattaataaacaaGATTATTGTAGAGTTcgtttttttaacaaaagaCATAAAGATACTCCTCGAAAATTGGGCCCAAATCAAATCGAAACTTTAGTTTGCATAAAGGGAGTTATTATCAGATGTTCCAATATTATTCCTGAAATGACTATGGCTGCTTTTAAATGCACATCTAAAAAAAGAATTGGagtaaataattatgaaaaatgtaATGAAGAAGTTTATGAGCATGTTATACAAGGGGAAGTGCAAGAACCATTGAGTTGTaataattgtaataataaaaatactttCGAATTATGGCATAATAATTGTTGTTTTTCATctaaacaattaataaaattaagtgAAGTTACAGAACATTTAAAACAAGGAGAAACACCACAATCTATATCCGTATATGCATATGATGATTTAATAGATTATACTAAACCAGGTGATAATGTAGAATTAACAGGTATATTAAAAGCATCTCCTGTTCGTTTAAACCCAAGATCAAGATGTTATAATAGTGTTCATAGGACCTATATAAATGTTgtacatattaaaaaagaaaacaaacaaaaaatgaaattaactgaacaaaataatacatCCTCTGTAATATTAAATCGTAATGAGGATGGAACTGTAGAAgataatttagaaaaattaaatgaacaAGGAAATATATCATTTACTTCAGAAGTTGTACAAAGAATGGAAAAATTAAGTAAAGATCCAAATATTTATCAAAGATTAGTAGATTCTATAGCACCATCCATTTATGGTAGggatgatattaaaaaaggtTTATTATGTCAATTATTTGGTGGAAGCAAAATTAcagataaatttaaaaataaatacagatcagaaatacatatattactTTGTGGTGATCCATCAACTGCTAAATCACAACTATTACATTATGTACATAAACTATCTCCTCGTGGAATATATACAAGTGGTAAAGGTAGCAGTAGTGTAGGTTTAACAGCATTTATATCAAAAGATTCAGAATCaaaagaatatattttagaaTCTGGTGCTGTTGTTTTATCAGATAAAGGAATATGTTGTATTGACGAATTTGATAAAATGGATGATTCGGCAAGAGCAATTTTACATGAAGTTATGGAACAACAAACAGTTACAATAGCCAAAGCAGGTATTGTTGCCACACTAAATGCCCGTACTTCAATCCTAGCATCTGCTAATCCAATTAATAGTAGATATGACAAAAATAAAGCTGTtgttgaaaatattaatttaccACCATCTTTATTTTCAAGATTTGATTTGATATATCTTGTAATTGATCAAGctaatgaaaatgaagataaaaaattagCTGCAGTACTTTGTAAAAATTTTTCTTATCAAGAAGAAGATGAGGAAGAGGAAGAGGAAGATGAAGAATCTGATAGCAATGATGATGATTTTGGagaaaaaagtataaaaaaaaattcaaaacaTTATCTAATCGATTCAAATACTTTAGCTCTATATATAGCATATTGTCGTATAACATGTAACCCAATAATTTCTTTagaaagtaaaaaaattattattgatgagtatataaaaatgagatGTAAAGAAGGAACAAAATCACCTACAGCTAGCCCTCGACAATTAGAAGGTTTAGTCAGATTAAGTCAAAGTTTAgcaaaaatgaaattaaaaaatgttgtaACACCTGATGAAGCAAATGAAGCAGTACGATTAATGAACATAGCTACTTTTCAAAGTTTAATAGATCCACTAAGTGGTAGAATAGATTTTGATCAAGTCAATTTGGGACAAACTTCTCAACATAAGAAAAAAGCAGATTTAATCAAAGATCTTATATTAAATGCtcttgttttaaaaaatatgtctaAAGATGAATTGTTAATACATTGTCAGGAAGCTATTATGAATGATAGAACACAGGGAGCAGCAATGGACAGAAAATCATTTGAGGAAGCTTTTCATGATTTAGAAAAGTCACAGGAAATTACACGATTATGTTCTGGACTGTATAAGAAATAG